CTCATGAGCTCATTAATTCCTTCTGGTCCAGATTGAGGAAGGTGCCTGCTTAGTATTTCCATTCTGCGCATAGAGTAAGAAAAACAGAAGTAAAGGTCAAAAAAGTGTAACATTTTGGAGACATAACATTACAACAAAACcagttaatattaaatattaaataaacttaCATCTTGTTAACGATCTTCTGGCGTGAATCAGGTGGCAACTGTTTTCTCCACTCACCATTGTTAATGGCTGCAGATTCTCCATTTGGAATGGAAAGTCTCCAGTTGTTGTTATCCATCAAGTGTCCCTAAGTTTGCAAACCATGATAACCAAAACATGATGCGCATAtcgcaaggaaaaaaaaactacaagaaGCAGACAGAAGATGGATTATTATTATTCACACTCATAATTTCTCAATATATGTTGCTTTCCTTTTTTTCCATTTATGCCAAATAATCAGACCAGCCAGGATAATAATAATAGCAAGTTTGAGACATCAGAAATTAAATAAGGAATCACCAACCCTGAAGAAAATCAAAACAAGTTGTGTTCACTGATCAGACaaattgttctttttttttttattaccagCTTTGTCTCCTGTCCGTAGCAGAAAGCCACATACGAAACGAATAAACATACTTTATGACATGACACAAACAAAGTTAATCAATTCTCCTAATTAGTAAGAACCGAGAATCACAACCTCTAGAGGGCGATGGCTATATAGTATAGCTTCCCGAGACTCCGACTACAAGATAAAACTCCAAAAGCAACAGAATGACACCAAAACAAAAACGAGATTCGAAAATTTCACCTAAACTTTTCAAAGCGTGTCGAGGCGATTTCGCGGTTGCTACAAACGATTAGAGTCTGACTTTAGGAAAAAAATAGAAGTTAAATTAAGGTTTAGGTTAATCGCGAAATGAAATTgaagaatatataaaagaatGTTTCTGGGCAAACGCAGAGGAAGGAAACTTCATGCGTCTTAAGCTGACAACTGTGTCCCCTCAACTTTGCTTACGAGAGCATGTTTGACAGGGTTCTTGTGGGGTTTTCAGCTATAAGAATTCATTTCTTAGCTTTTAAATAcctatttttagttaaaatattaatagaTGGGTTTTTATATTCTATGACCAAAGTTTTCAATGTGTTGAGCTGCTTTTTAAATTACTAGAAGCCCCTCCAATTAAACCGCATAACTAGTTCACTTTGTATAAATACTAGGGATTAAcacgggctacgcccgggatttttatttttttctaatttaagttgttaaattatttatatttaggctatgatatatatttatataaatgttaaatgaatgtcataattaaaatttatttttaaattttaacacgttaaattaacatattttttactatttaaatatttttttataattttattggctatctaattatcatatttagcaaaactatcttttgagtgttggaataaatgttttagagattttattaaactgCAGTGTATTTTCGGATCaaccacatgctcaacattcgatcgatccgtaaaaagatggtcgatctccttggccaggtaagtacaattttagcaaaaatatcttttattttcaaatattaagtatataactattctttttaattttttaattgtattttttgattaaattattgtattataatggttatgtaaatattttttgtgatgtttgaatttgtgttgttcgtatacttaacgtagatgatattgatgtttaacaatttattgtgttctggaaatagaaaataatgatatatcaaaacgtatctaatacttgttaaatgatagtataatgtaaattacattcattatttgaaaataacaatttgttgtttttatttttattttaaatcagaaattatttttatttaaaacaattattcatatataatataatagtttaagtttggaagattaatctatatatataaattatgtatatttttaaaaaaataatttaaaatattatatattgagtatctgAATAAAAgttgaatttcttatcttgaaaatcagatatttatatttttgtcttaatgttatactcaccaatccatcattgatatttataactcaatatgtttttaaaaaaacttagttttaagtaataaacgaatttaataaattaaattcatcacctataatgttctgtaaactatatttgaaagctctctaaaattatattttaagcataatattattattatttaatttaagttattttaaacataatatatgctaaaccaacttaaattatatttacaataggaccatcctaaaccggttagtaaaccaaaaacaatactaaaccaacatgaaccaatacctgattcggcatGGAAAGAAGTGTTtagggataaacgcttgaatggttattaactgaaatggtttgatcatgaaagagttattAACcattttttgctcgagtgctttgaaattttccttaattgtgtgaggttgatgtggatagaataatgagatttatagcgactttcttgatgaaaaactatacattttttttttgtttaatgtggtatttccatttttatatgatttactaccattttaagatagaagtacattttaagatatatgcttaaatcttaatgtacttttttcattttttaaaatgtttatttccatttcatatatttttatttacgtaatatcaatattttatattttaaaatagatatttaaatattaatgtactttttctatttttaaattgtgtatttacttatattatatattttacattttaagatagatgtttaatgcttgatgatatttttccatttttaaaaaaattgtgtatttacttattattacatatataattcatatattatatatttacattatttacttattatttattttcgtgtatatgtatttccatttcttgtacttttcatttacttaatatctatattttacattttaagatagatgtttaaatcttaatgtacgttttccattttttttaaattgtatatttccatttgttatactttctatttacataatatctatattttaaaattttaaatatatttttaaatcttaatgtaatttcccatttttaaaatttggtatttacttatattatatatttacttattatttacttttctttatattgtgtatttctatttcttatactttctatttactaataattttatattttaagattgatttacattttaagatagatgtttaaatactaatgtactttttccatttttttaaattgtgtatttccttttcttatactttctatttacttaatatctatatttttcattttaagatagatgtttaatatttaatgtattatttccattttttaaaaattgtgcatttacttattattgtatatataattcgtatatatatatatttataatatttacttattatttatttttctatatattgagtatttctctttcttatactttatatttagttaatgtctacattttatattttaagataaatgtttaaatttttacgtatttttccatttttaatgtaaaacggcaatgtttaatagaagaacttggaaaaatagtcaaatagttatatttatttttttttcttttttttataaaatggtaatgttacattatgaagataacccgttttttagtgaacaatggtaatcttacatatgtttaatgtagtttttccattttttatgttgtatgtttacatattattgttatttttaaatgtaaaatggtaattttgcatatgtttaatgtaatatttccattttttatgttgtacgtttacatattatttattattttcgaaattatatataattttttttttacaaaatagtaatgttacattatggagataagccgtttttttagtgaaaaatagtaatcttacatatgtttaatgtagtttttccatttttatgttgtatgtttacatattattttcttaaaataaaaatgtaaaattgtaatcttacatatgtttaatgtagtatttccatttttatgttgtatgttttacatatatttattattttcgaaattatatataatgtttttgtttttttataaaacggtaatgttacattatggagataagctgtcttttttttttaagttaaaaatagtaatcttacatatgtttaatgtagtttttctatttttttatgctgtatgtttacatatttttttataattttcgaaaataataatattaaatgtaaaactatattttatgccacgtgtcatttttcgagattatattatatatttacttattatttatttttctatatattgtgtatttctatttcttatactttctatttactaataattttatattttaatattgatttacattttaagatacatgtttaaatactaatgtactttttccatttttttaaattgtgtatttcccttttttatactttctatttgcataatatctatattttacattttaatatagatgtttaaatcttaatatactttttccattgtttttaagttgtgtatttttttttcttatattttctatttacttaatatctatattttacattttaagatagatgtttaatatttaatgtactctttccattttttaaaaattgtgcatttacttattattgtatatataattcgtatatttatatatttataatatttacttattatttatttttttttatattgagtatttctctttcttatactttatatttagttaatgtctatattttatattttaagatagatgtttaaatctttacgtatttttctatttttaatgtaaaatggcaatgtttaatagaagaacttggacaaatagtcaaatagttatatttatgttttttgtctttttttttttataaaatggtaatgttacattatgaagataaaccattttttagtgaacaatggtaatcttacatatatttaatgtagtttttccatttttttatattgtatgtttacatattattgttatttttagatgtaaaatggtaattttacatatgtttaatgtagtatttccatttttatgttgtaggtttacatattatttattattttcgaaattatatataatttgttttttacaaaatagtaatgttacattatggagataagccgtcttttttttttagtgaaaaatggtaatcttacatatgtttaatgtagtttttccatttttatgagaagtttaaatcttaatatactttttccattgtttttaagttgtgtatttctttttcttatactttctatttacttaatatctatattttacatttaagatagatgtttaatatttaatgtactctttccatttttttaaaattgtgcatttacttattattgtatatataattcgtatatttataatatttacttattatttatttttatatagattgagtatttctctttcttatactttatatttagttaatgtctatattttatattttaagatagatgtttaaatatttatgtatttttccatttttaatgtaaaacggcaatgtttaatagaagaacttagacaaatatgtttaatgtagtatttccatttttatgttgtatgttttacatatatttattattttcgaaattatatataatttttttgttttttttataaaacggtaatgttacattatggagataagccgtcttttttttaagtgaaaaataataatcttacatatgtttaatgtagttttttcattttttatgctgtatgtttacatattttttacaattttcgaaaataagtaatattaaaatgtaaaactttattttatgccacatgtcatctttcgggagaaattttttccgctgatgtggacgccataaaacggtaatgttacattatggagataagccgtcttttttttaagtgaaaaataataatcttacatatgtttaatgtagttttttctttttttatgctgtatgtttacatattttttacaattttcgaaaataagtaatattaaaatgtaaaactttattttatgccacatgtcatctttcgggagaaattttttccgctgatgtggacgccctatagagactcaaaagctcccttttattagtaacaatttaagatagatgtttaatatttaatgtactctttccattttttaaaaattgtgcatttacttattattgtatatataattcgtatatttatatatttataatatttacttattatttatttttttttatattgagtatttctctttcttatactttatatttagttaatgtctatattttatattttaagatagatgtttaaatctttacgtatttttctatttttaatgtaaaatggcaatgtttaatagaagaacttggacaaatagtcaaatagttatatttatgttttttgtctttttttttttataaaatggtaatgttacattatgaagataaaccattttttagtgaacaatggtaatcttacatatatttaatgtagtttttccatttttttatattgtatgtttacatattattgttatttttagatgtaaaatggtaattttacatatgtttaatgtagtatttccatttttatgttgtaggtttacatattatttattattttcgaaattatatataatttgttttttacaaaatagtaatgttacattatggagataagccgtcttttttttttagtgaaaaatggtaatcttacatatgtttaatgtagtttttccatttttatgagaagtttaaatcttaatatactttttccattgtttttaagttgtgtatttctttttcttatactttctatttacttaatatctatattttacatttaagatagatgtttaatatttaatgtactctttccatttttttaaaattgtgcatttacttattattgtatatataattcgtatatttataatatttacttattatttatttttatatagattgagtatttctctttcttatactttatatttagttaatgtctatattttatattttaagatagatgtttaaatatttatgtatttttccatttttaatgtaaaacggcaatgtttaatagaagaacttagacaaatatgtttaatgtagtatttccatttttatgttgtatgttttacatatatttattattttcgaaattatatataattttttttgttttttttataaaacggtaatgttacattatggagataagccgtcttttttttaagtgaaaaataataatcttacatatgtttaatgtagttttttcattttttatgctgtatgtttacatattttttacaattttcgaaaataagtaatattaaaatgtaaaactttattttatgccacatgtcatctttcgggagaaattttttccgctgatgtggacgccctatagagactcaaaagctcccttttattagtaacaATTGTGTGTCGAAAGGTTCTTTAAGACGACGTTTTAATATCGATTCATTCATGTCGTTTAAACTTTCAAAAGTAGTTCTTGTAGCGCATATCAACTAATCAACCAAAACGAAATAAATGAATATTAAGAGTTACATAAACCTATTTATAAGTGATAACTCTATTTTCTTTTATCAAAATAAGTGATAACTCTATTAGTTTTTGTTTCCaccaaaaaaaaggaagagattctttttcctttgctaCTGTTACTAAGAAACTAGAAATCACACTTGACATGTTTATTCATGGCTTCATGCCTCTTGCAGGTTGTTTCTTTATACACAAATATGTACATGCACTTGCCTTCCCCCTTATTTGGCTTTAGCTTTCCTCTTTCATACTCTGCATCTTCAAGGATAGTTTGCAAAAGTAGTCCATCTGAAACTCGAAATCAACACACAACATCAAGAAACAAAGGAGGGGATGATATCAAAGGAAGTACACATTGAGCTTAATCACAAATAGTGAAACCTGATTTTTCGCGGTGTTGAAAATTAACTCCTCGAAGCTCACAGCAATTCTCATGAGCTCTTCGATTCCTTCTTCCCCAGAATATGGAACATGTTTCTTCAGTGTTTCCAATCTGCTCAAATGACAAAAGTAACTTATAAACATATTCATGGCTAAACGTTGTAAAACATTCTACAATTCAACATAGTTTTATCATTAAACTGGCTTTGGGGGAGGGAATAATAAGTAGCTAAAAGTgagaaaatatgacaaatatgGAGGATGAACAAACTCACAGCGTGTTGACATTCTTCTGGCGTGAACTTGGTGGATGTAGAGCTCTCCAGTCACCTCTGTTTATGCCAAGATTACCTATGTGGACAAAGCAAAGCATTAAGTTCAGATTTCTAACTCCATTCAAAACTTTCAAGAGAAACAAATCAAGTGGGAAAATGGATGCAGCTGAGCTCCAACATCCATATATTACACCACGTAAATGAACTGCATCGACGGATTTTCTTGACTATCATGAGAGTGATTACCGTTCTGAGATGACTGTTGCTTCACAGGCTGCATCTGAGGTTGCGGAAGCTGCCCTTGCTGAACTGGCTTCGTCGGCATGTGCATATTTACGAAACGTTTAATCTTCCTCTCATAAGAAGCCACCTTATCCTTTAATGCAGGTTTTATATTTCTCTTTGAAACGGATAGGAATTGTATCATTCGCTCCAACATTGTCTTTAATTGTTTCAATCTATTAAACTGCAGAGATCTTTGTTGATGCGGAAAATAATTCTGCTcgagacaaaaaaaagaatgttttCAACAAGAAAGAGACGAGCACATAGATTGCAAGCTAAAGGAACATAAATATCCGATGTTTACTTTCTAGTGGACAGTAAAAATACGAGCATCTTTTGGTGCAATGGTTTTCAAGATGCCAAAGTTGTATGACTTTCTTTTGCAATATCGAACCGGTTTTGCATTGAATTCATAGGAATTCTCGCTCAGATACTCTACTGTTTCGGAGGACATACACTCTACTCTCCTAGAAAAATATATAGCAACTTACTTGCTGCAACTTGGCTGCAACTCTCTGTTTGACTTCTTTTAGATCTGATAAGTACGTATCTCTCAAAGTTTTGATCTGCAAAGACAAGCACAAAGATCACACGGTTAATCATTACGATGATATCAAAATAAGATCGCCTGCCGTGTTGCATTTATCTCTTATAGATTTAATAAACGTAGACAGAATAGCTATAAAGATAGCAAACTTATTTTATCTCCCCCAAACACTTATGAGTACTGACGGCAAGGCCTGAAGCATTACCCAAACTAGAAAGAAAAACTACCTTTTGGTAAACCTCCTCTTGCCAATCAACAGAATTTCCACTTTCCGTCTGTGCCATGGAGTTTAACAATGctacaatttataaaaatgggGTTTGTTTAGCATCAGATCCAGCTGAGGGATTAACTTATGTAAAGTATTCACAAGGATGTAAACGCATACACACAGGATGGAATCTCTGGAAGGGTTTGTCTCTGTTGGTCCACTACATTTTGAGGTGGAAGCAGGGAACCTGTGAATTGGCCTGAAGATTGTAGCCTTTGTAGCAGATTAGGTTGTTGTAAGTGCTGATGATGCGACTGAAGGGGCATCATCTGCTGCTGGGATGGCTGATTTTGTGACTGTTGGCCTTGAGAAGAAAACACACCATGAGATGATTGTTGGGGAAGCTCCCCTTGCTGAACTGGATTCCTCGGTCTTAGCATATTTACCAAATCTATAGTCTGCTTCTCATAGATAGCCACCTTATCCCTTAATGCAGGTATGACATCTCTCTTTGACACCGATAGGAATAGTATCATTCGCTCCACCGCTGCCTTGAACTGTTTCAATTTCTCAAACTGCTCTGATCTTCGTTGCCGCGGAAGAGAACCCATCTGGGGAGAAAAAAGGAATGTGCTCAATAGGAAAAGAGACAAGCACATAGATGCAAGCTACAACCTTTGTCAGTTTGGGAAGGAAAATAAATATCCGACAATTACTTTCCACCGGACAGTAAAAATACCAAATTTGTATGACTTTCTTTTGCAATATCGAATTGGTCTTGCATAGAAACTCTCGCAGGTACTACTGTTCTGGAGGACATACACACTACtctcttagaaaaaaaaacttacttgcTGCACCCTGGATGCAGCTCTCTGATAGATTACGGCAAGATCAGGTAAGTACGCTTCTTGTATAGTTTTGATCTGCAAAGACAAAGCaccatggacacacacggattaCTCATTACAATGATATTTATGTAAGATCGCCTGTCGTGTTGCATATATATACAGCAAACTTAGTTGACAGCAAGACTAAGAAGCCGGAAGCAATACCcaaattagaaaaaaagaaaactacctTTTGGAAAACCTCCTCTTGCCAATCAACCGCATTTCCACTTTCCGTCTGTGCCGTGGAGTCTAGCGATGttacaattaattaaaaaaaaaggttttgttGAGCATCAGAACCTAAAGTATTCACAAGGATGTAAAGGCATACATGATGGCATCTCCGGGGATTGATACAGTTGTTGTCTCTGTTGGTCTCCGGAAGGCCTCCAATTGTTGTTATCCATCTAAGTGTTCCCTACGGTTACAAAAATCTACAGAAAACAAACGACCACACACAGAGATGAATTATATTGACAAGAATCAGAGCAGCCAAAGGCTAATTCTAACAAGTTTGAGACACGGAATCACCAACCAACCCTAATAgagaatcaaaaccaaatttttcatttttgtttactcttgttaacaaaaaaaagcgaCAGACTCAACCTCAAAGTAGCATATCGTAAAACGAGTAAGCATACTGTGTCAatcacaccaaaaaaaaaaaaggttaaatctATTCTCCTAAATAGTATAAGGACCGAGAACCACAATCTGTAAAGCGCGATAGCTAGATAATATGTCTTCTCGAGACTACTGATCACAAGAGAAAACGAGAATAGAAAATTTCACCTCGAGGCGACTTCACGGTTTGTTACAAAGGAGTAGGATTGATCGGGATGAAGAAGTAAAGGATGTCCAAGTTTTCAATGTCGTCGCGCGGCTTTTAAATTACCAAAAACCCCCTACTATTAATGATAAATTACTG
This genomic interval from Brassica napus cultivar Da-Ae chromosome A6, Da-Ae, whole genome shotgun sequence contains the following:
- the LOC106346638 gene encoding mediator of RNA polymerase II transcription subunit 15a isoform X1; the encoded protein is MDNNNWRPSGDQQRQQLYQSPEMPSYSTAQTESGNAVDWQEEVFQKIKTIQEAYLPDLAVIYQRAASRVQQMGSLPRQRRSEQFEKLKQFKAAVERMILFLSVSKRDVIPALRDKVAIYEKQTIDLVNMLRPRNPVQQGELPQQSSHGVFSSQGQQSQNQPSQQQMMPLQSHHQHLQQPNLLQRLQSSGQFTGSLLPPQNVVDQQRQTLPEIPSSLLNSMAQTESGNSVDWQEEVYQKIKTLRDTYLSDLKEVKQRVAAKLQQNYFPHQQRSLQFNRLKQLKTMLERMIQFLSVSKRNIKPALKDKVASYERKIKRFVNMHMPTKPVQQGQLPQPQMQPVKQQSSQNGNLGINRGDWRALHPPSSRQKNVNTLLETLKKHVPYSGEEGIEELMRIAVSFEELIFNTAKNQMDYFCKLSLKMQSMKEES
- the LOC106346638 gene encoding mediator of RNA polymerase II transcription subunit 15a isoform X2, which encodes MGSLPRQRRSEQFEKLKQFKAAVERMILFLSVSKRDVIPALRDKVAIYEKQTIDLVNMLRPRNPVQQGELPQQSSHGVFSSQGQQSQNQPSQQQMMPLQSHHQHLQQPNLLQRLQSSGQFTGSLLPPQNVVDQQRQTLPEIPSSLLNSMAQTESGNSVDWQEEVYQKIKTLRDTYLSDLKEVKQRVAAKLQQNYFPHQQRSLQFNRLKQLKTMLERMIQFLSVSKRNIKPALKDKVASYERKIKRFVNMHMPTKPVQQGQLPQPQMQPVKQQSSQNGNLGINRGDWRALHPPSSRQKNVNTLLETLKKHVPYSGEEGIEELMRIAVSFEELIFNTAKNQMDYFCKLSLKMQSMKEES